In Erigeron canadensis isolate Cc75 chromosome 1, C_canadensis_v1, whole genome shotgun sequence, a single window of DNA contains:
- the LOC122580144 gene encoding IQ domain-containing protein IQM2-like, with amino-acid sequence MGLSFSCPFAAYTDIEAALKSIILQDGEVKSFGLSSSFKIQDSETPAMQLRGAQVMKIEESVSFKLSSDERKRSNHVEKAEMLSESLASDNVFDDIEPESPKHEAATKLQKVYKSFRTRRKLADCAVLIEQSWWKLLDFAELKRSSISFFDLEKQETAISRWSRARTRAAKVGKGLSKNCKAQKLALQHWLEAIDPRHRYGHNLQFYYGNWLHSQSKEPFFYWLDIGEGKEVNLVEKCPRSKLQQQCIKYLGPLERKEYEVVIEGGKLLYKQTGDYVDTTEAPKGTKWIFVLSTSRTLYVGIKKKGLFQHSSFLAGGATLAAGRLVSENGVLKAIWPHSGHYRPTLENFQDFVSFLQENDVDTTYVKMDSDEDDKESLGKQGSSLHIRTHSSEEDVSEKERLDTAEVVVEDYPLIRDIVMKQITCLPLESPKKSRLSRSSSRKLTTLIIPCKDDIFMVHSQADETGFENFASEAILDGYEAAEDSFDSHQTHAQSEHDMSDDEEDEPNLEDTVPKKSILQRIDSHKGTKSFQLGRQLSCKWSTGVGPRIGCLRDYPTELQSHALEQANLSPRSAPCNLKCTDKSFFSRNYGPYRTISSPSQIGDFAEIF; translated from the exons ATGGGGTTATCATTTTCGTGCCCATTTGCAGCGTATACCGATATCGAGGCAGCCCTTAAGTCCATAATTTTACAAGATGGTGAAGTTAAAAGTTTTGGGTTATCTTCTAGTTTTAAGATCCAAGATTCTGAAACACCTGCAATGCAGTTAAGGGGTGCTCAAGTAATGAAAATTGAAGAATCTGTTAGCTTTAAACTTTCTTCAGATGAAAGAAAGAGATCAAATCATGTCGAAAAGGCTGAAATGCTCTCTGAATCCTTAGCATCTGATAATGTGTTTGATGATATCGAACCAGAAAGCCCTAAGCACGAGGCAGCCACGAAGCTGCagaaagtttataaaagttttcgAACAAGACGAAAGCTAGCAGATTGTGCAGTTTTAATTGAACAAAGCTG GTGGAAGCTTTTAGATTTCGCGGAACTTAAAAGGAGTTCTATATCATTTTTCGATCTTGAGAAACAAGAGACAGCCATTTCACGTTGGTCTAGAGCGAGAACAAGGGCTGCCAAG GTTGGGAAAGGTTTATCAAAGAATTGCAAAGCCCAGAAGCTAGCCTTGCAACACTGGCTTGAGGCA ATTGATCCAAGACATCGTTATGGGCATAATCTACAGTTCTATTATGGAAACTGGTTGCATTCTCAAAGCAAAGAACCCTTTTTCTACTG GTTGGATATAGGAGAAGGGAAAGAAGTAAATCTTGTTGAAAAATGTCCCCGTTCAAAACTTCAACAGCAATGCATCAAATATCTCGGCCCC TTGGAGAGGAAAGAGTATGAGGTTGTGATTGAGGGTggaaaacttttatataaacaaactggCGATTATGTAGACACCACAGAAGCACCAAAAGGTACAAAGTGGATCTTTGTTCTTAGCACCTCTAGAACTCTATATGTTGGCATTAAAAAGAAAGGCTTATTTCAACATTCAAGTTTTTTGGCTGGAGGAGCCACTTTGGCAGCCGGGAGATTAGTTTCCGAGAATGGTGTCTTGAag GCAATTTGGCCTCACAGTGGTCATTATCGACCCACCCTAGAAAATTTTCAAGATTTTGTTTCGTTCCTGCAAGAGAATGATGTGGATACTACTTATGTCAAG ATGGATTCAGATGAGGATGATAAAGAATCTTTGGGCAAGCAAGGTAGTAGCCTTCATATAAGAACTCACTCTTCTGAAGAAGATGTGAGCGAAAAGGAGCGCCTGGATACAGCAGAGGTGGTTGTAGAGGATTATCCTTTGATAAGGGACATTGTCATGAAGCAAATTACTTGTTTGCCCCTGGAGTCACCAAAGAAATCGAGACTATCTCGATCATCTAGTAGGAAGCTAACTACCCTCATAATACCATGCAAAGATGACATTTTCATGGTCCATAGTCAGGCAGATGAAACGGGTTTCGAAAATTTTGCATCAGAGGCCATATTGGATGGTTATGAGGCAGCCGAGGACTCGTTTGATTCCCATCAAACTCACGCTCAATCAGAGCATGACAtgtcagatgatgaagaagacgaGCCAAACTTAGAGGACACGGTTCCTAAAAAATCAATCCTCCAAAGGATTGATTCACATAAAGGTACAAAGTCGTTTCAACTAGGGAGGCAGCTCTCCTGCAAATGGAGCACAGGAGTGGGGCCCCGTATCGGGTGTTTGAGGGACTACCCAACCGAGCTGCAATCACATGCATTGGAGCAGGCGAATTTGTCTCCGAGAAGTGCACCTTGCAACCTTAAGTGCACTGATAAGAGTTTTTTCTCAAGAAATTACGGACCTTACAGAACAATATCTTCCCCAAGCCAAATAGGTGACTTTGCAGAAATTTTTTGA